A genome region from Acidobacteriota bacterium includes the following:
- a CDS encoding response regulator transcription factor — MSSTPIRIIIADDHPIVRQGLRHTIETDPQLKVICDVGDGQAALERVEALLPDVVVLDIDMPKMDGLQVARSIVAKRLKVEIIFLTIHSEEDLFHAALDLGAKGYVLKDCVIDDVVSCIKAVVNGKYFTSISMTNYLLNRFEPKTNLEPRRRELDLLTPTELRILKLLGDYKTSKEIASDLNISPRTVETHRNNICQKLDLHGSHALVKFAIQNRKKF, encoded by the coding sequence ATGAGCAGCACCCCGATTCGAATCATCATTGCCGACGACCACCCCATTGTGCGCCAGGGTTTGCGCCACACCATCGAAACCGATCCGCAGCTTAAGGTGATTTGTGACGTAGGGGATGGACAGGCGGCACTGGAGCGGGTCGAAGCCCTGTTGCCCGATGTCGTGGTGCTCGATATTGATATGCCCAAGATGGATGGCCTTCAGGTTGCCCGTTCGATTGTGGCCAAACGGTTAAAAGTCGAGATTATTTTCCTGACGATCCATAGCGAAGAAGACCTCTTTCATGCCGCACTCGATTTGGGCGCCAAAGGGTATGTTCTCAAGGATTGTGTGATTGACGATGTGGTGAGCTGTATCAAAGCTGTGGTCAATGGAAAATACTTTACGAGTATTTCTATGACGAATTACCTCCTCAACCGGTTTGAACCGAAGACGAATCTGGAACCTCGCCGCCGGGAACTCGATCTGTTGACACCGACTGAGCTTCGGATTTTGAAATTGCTGGGTGATTATAAAACCAGCAAGGAAATTGCCTCAGACCTCAATATCAGCCCGCGCACGGTTGAAACCCACCGTAACAACATCTGCCAGAAACTCGACCTGCACGGCAGTCACGCCCTGGTGAAATTTGCCATCCAGAATCGGAAGAAGTTTTAA
- a CDS encoding response regulator transcription factor, with amino-acid sequence MTNILIIEDNFDVRQLIKGEVEDLVDQLFETEDGSQAFELYRKHHPDWVLMDLSIKDVDGLTTTRQIKSAYPEALICIVTNYDDEYLREEARIAGASAFVSKSDLFLLRSIVTSH; translated from the coding sequence ATGACAAACATACTTATCATTGAAGACAATTTCGACGTCAGACAACTCATCAAAGGCGAAGTTGAAGACCTGGTGGATCAACTCTTTGAGACCGAAGATGGCTCCCAGGCATTTGAATTGTACCGAAAACATCATCCGGATTGGGTGTTGATGGATTTGTCAATCAAGGATGTAGACGGGCTGACCACAACCCGCCAGATCAAATCCGCTTACCCTGAAGCACTCATTTGTATCGTTACAAACTATGACGATGAATACCTGCGCGAAGAAGCACGCATCGCAGGTGCCTCGGCCTTTGTATCGAAATCCGATTTGTTCCTGCTGCGATCAATCGTGACCAGTCATTAA